Genomic DNA from Mesorhizobium sp. 131-2-1:
GACCTCGAACGCGGGCAGTTCATGGCGCTGGGTCCGGCGCTGTCGCGCCGGCCGCTCGGCCTGCGCATCGGCCCGACCGATACGAGCCCGCGCAACGGCACGCCGCGGCTGATGCCGCTGCCGGAAGCTGCGTTGGAAGATGCGCGCGCGATCATCCTCGCCGCGCCGCCGCCCGAGACGGTGCGGCCGCAGCGCCGGGCACCCTCGCCCGACCTGCTCGACCAGCTGATGGCGGCGAAGTCGGCGGCGCTGGAGATCCGCCCCGAGCCAACGGGCGCGGCGCCGAGCGCCGAGGACCTCGCCGAGCGGCGCGAGCGCATGGACCGCGTGCTCGGCGCCGTGCTCGCCGAACCCGACGCCGGCTTCCGCGTCATCGGCGTGCTCTACCAGGAGTTCGTCGTCCGCTGCCGCATCGAGGGCCTCGCCTCGGTCGTGCCGGACCTTGCCGAGTTCCGCCGCATGCTGACGCGGGCTCGGGCCGGGCTCGGCTCCGAGATGGCCGAGGACGACGCTTGGCGCGACGTCTCGGTGCGCGCCTCGCTGCTACCCGAGGACATGCAGGGCGTGTTCATGATGATCGCCCGCGCGGCCAAGGAGGCGCGGCCCTGCCCCAGCGACGCGGCGATCGCACGCGCCTACGGCTCGCATTCGCTGCGCCGCGCGCGCCGCCTGCTCACCTATATCGAGGAGCAGGGCCTGATCGTCTGCCAGGTCGACGGCACCGGCCGGCGGACGGTGACCCTGGTCGAACTCGCCTGGGCGACGGCGCCGGGCGACCCCAATGCCGAGGAAGCGGAGCCGGTCGGTTCGTGAAAAAGGCAAGGCCCCTTGCGGGGCCCTGCCGTATCGCCATCGGGGCTTGCGCCCTGCCCTATTTGCCCATCAGCTGCTTGGCGTTCTCGGCGGTGATCGCCGTCGTCTCTACCGTCACCGTCGGCTCCACCGAGGTCGCGCAGTCGAGCAGGATCTTCTTCGACATCTCGATCGCTTCCTTGGCGCCGGTCGGATAGGTGAAGGTTGCCGCCCAGTCGCCCTTGGCCACGGCCTCGATGCCGCCCGCCGGACCCGGCAGGCCGTCGGTGCCAATGATCTTGACGTCCTTGCCGGCGCCCTTGGCGGCCAGCAGCGCGCCCGCCGCCATCATGTCGTTCGAGGCGTAGAGCACCTTGATGTCGGGATGCGCCTGCAGCATGGCGGCAAAGGCGGTCTGGGCTTTGTCCGGGACCCAGTCGGCGGCTTGCTCGGCGACGACCCGGATCTTGGCGTTCTCCTTCACGCCGTCCTTGAAGCCGTTCAGCCGTTCCACCGCCGGCGTCGAGCTCGGCAGGCCTTCCAGCACCGCCGTCTCGCCGCCATCGGGCAGCAGCGTCTTTGCCGTGTACTTGCCGGCTTCGAGCGCGATCTTGTAGTTGTCTCCGCCGATGAAGGCCGTGTAGTCCTTGCCGGGGTCGCCGACCGTCTTGCGGTCGAGCTCGATCACCGGAATGCCGGCATCCATGGCGCGCTTCACGGCCGGCGTCAGCGGTGCCGCCTCGAAGGGCGAGATCAGCAGGATATCGACCTTCTGGGTGATGAAGTTGTCGACCTGCGAGGTCTGCGTGTTGACGTTGCCGGCGCCGTCGGCGATCTGCAGCGTAAAGCCCGGCA
This window encodes:
- a CDS encoding ATP-binding protein, giving the protein MTVAIEMGETSAGAMAALDLEELLATRLLVQGNSGSGKSHLLRRLLEQSAPWVQQTIIDPEGDFVSLAERFGHLVIDAEEHTERGLQAAGERARIHRVSTVLNLEGLDAENQMRRAAAFLGGLFEVARDHWYPMLVVVDEAQLFAPAVAGEVSDEARKLSLGAMTNLMCRGRKRGLAGIIATQRLAKLAKNVAAEASNFLMGRTFLDIDMARAADLLGMERRQAEAFRDLERGQFMALGPALSRRPLGLRIGPTDTSPRNGTPRLMPLPEAALEDARAIILAAPPPETVRPQRRAPSPDLLDQLMAAKSAALEIRPEPTGAAPSAEDLAERRERMDRVLGAVLAEPDAGFRVIGVLYQEFVVRCRIEGLASVVPDLAEFRRMLTRARAGLGSEMAEDDAWRDVSVRASLLPEDMQGVFMMIARAAKEARPCPSDAAIARAYGSHSLRRARRLLTYIEEQGLIVCQVDGTGRRTVTLVELAWATAPGDPNAEEAEPVGS
- a CDS encoding substrate-binding domain-containing protein, which gives rise to MRTTLRGSRVLRAALLAGAGLCIAGSAQAAEPLVKACAKDGQFVIGFSQANNAEPYRQHVNDELTAAAKDVPGFTLQIADGAGNVNTQTSQVDNFITQKVDILLISPFEAAPLTPAVKRAMDAGIPVIELDRKTVGDPGKDYTAFIGGDNYKIALEAGKYTAKTLLPDGGETAVLEGLPSSTPAVERLNGFKDGVKENAKIRVVAEQAADWVPDKAQTAFAAMLQAHPDIKVLYASNDMMAAGALLAAKGAGKDVKIIGTDGLPGPAGGIEAVAKGDWAATFTYPTGAKEAIEMSKKILLDCATSVEPTVTVETTAITAENAKQLMGK